One stretch of Arachis duranensis cultivar V14167 chromosome 1, aradu.V14167.gnm2.J7QH, whole genome shotgun sequence DNA includes these proteins:
- the LOC110278138 gene encoding uncharacterized protein LOC110278138 produces the protein MAGLQLNITKLQLDHQDKLSTTVFLLLRITNKNEKLTLLYSPLDVLVNSQGIKLGEDHIDKFSQKPQNDTDYHIKMENKNADVDRHAVEELNSDIQAKEVMYDIFVGGKIGLKLGGLEMANVPFLASCRHIKQSDVNLGRRPECDLRMFGFR, from the exons atggCGGGCTT GCAACTTAACATAACGAAATTACAACTTGACCACCAGGACAAGTTATCTACAACTGTATTTCTGCTTTTGAGGATTACAAACAAAAATGAGAAGCTTACATTGTTGTATAGTCCTCTTGATGTTCTTGTCAACAGCCAAGGCATCAAATTAGGCGAAGATCATATCGATAAGTTCTCTCAGAAACCTCAAAATGATACAGATTACCATATAAAGATGGAAAATAAGAATGCTGACGTGGACAGACATGCCGTCGAAGAATTGAATTCTGATATTCAAGCCAAGGAAGTGATGTATGATATATTTGTTGGCGGAAAAATTGGTTTAAAGTTGGGGGGTTTGGAAATGGCTAATGTCCCATTCTTGGCTTCTTGTCGTCATATCAAACAATCCGATGTGAATTTGGGAAGAAGACCTGAGTGTGACCTCCGAATGTTTGGTTTCAGGTAA